AAACGACACGCCGAAGGCCATAAACAGCGCCATGACGAAGTCGAGGTAGCTGGCAATATCCGTCGATACCTGCACGCCCACGGGCGCGGTATGGGTCAAAAAGCCAAACGCCAGCGGGAACACCACAAAGTAGGCGAAGGCCATGCCGATATAGAATAACAGCGAGCTGGAGACCAGCAGGGGCACAACCAGACGCCGCTCGTGCTTATAGAGCGCTGGGGCCACAAAGGCCCAGACCTGATAAAGAATAACGGGCGCGGAGAGGATCAGCGACACCATGAAGGTCAGCTTTACCGGGGTAAAGAACGGCGACGCCACGTCGGTAGCAATCATCGTTGCACCCAAGGGCATCTGCTTGATCAGCGGGGCTGAGACCAGCTGGTAGATATCGTTAGCGAAATAGACCAGCACGACGAAAATGGCGAGCACCGCAATGATGCAGTTCATCAGGCGTTTTCGCAGCTCGATCAGGTGCGTAATCAGCGGTTGGGTATCTTGTACAGCCATGGTTACGGTTTATCACTTGTCGATGAAGATGAATGTGCGGCAGAGGCAGCGGGCTGAGCTGGCTTGCTGTCGACGGGCGTCTCCGTCTCCGTCTCCGGCGTCGGTGCCTGCGCTGGCGCGCTGGCCTGGTGCTCTGCAACGGCAGGCGTCACGCCCTGGTGCTGCTCCTCATTGCCTTTCACAATCGGATTATGAATGGTATGCGCTACGTCGCTTGCACGCTCGGGATCGTTGACGTTGTAGGTGCGCTTCATTGACTCTGCCGCATGGCGCAGCTCATCCATAGACTCTTTTAGCTCTGGCGTCAGGTGATCCATACTCGCTTTTTCAACCTTCTTGAGGCTGTCCTGAAGCTCCTGGATCTTCAGCTCCTGCGCCAGCTCATTCTGTACAGTGCTTGCCAGCGAGCGCAGCGCGCGCACCCATCCGGCCACCGTTTTAACCGCTACCGGTAAACGCTGCGGCCCCAGCACAATCAGACCGATCACGAATACCAGTACCAGTTCGCCAAAACCAATATCGAACACGAATTACACCTGCTCTTTATCGCGACGTTTTTCTTCGTCTGTTTTCACATCGTCTTGCTTTTCAGCAAGGGTTTTTGTGGAGAAATCAGCGTCCTCCGCCGATTTTTTCTCGTGCTTATCGTCATCGCCCATGGCTTTTTTAAAGCCTTTGATCGATGCGCCGAGATCGGAACCGATAGAGCCTAACTTTTTCGTTCCAAACAGCAGGACAACGATGACGGCAATAATAAGCAACTGCCAAATACTGATACCACCCATACACGATCCTCAAGGATAGATGCTGAAATTAGCGAGCCGGTACAGCCTACCCGGCCCATTAAGCGTGCGGCTACAGCACGCGGGTTTTCCGCCAGCCAATAAGCCAGGCCACCACGCCACCGGCGATAAGCCATGCGGACGCCGTTTGCCACTCCGGCCGGTTGATCAAAAAGAGCGTTCCGCTCAGGATCAACGTTGCCCCAATACCGAACAGATAACGGGACTGCCCCTGGCGCACATTATTAACGCGCATCTCCCGGGCTATCATATCTACGTTGTGCTGCAGCTGCTTATGCCGCCGCAGGTTGTGGTAGATCAGTTCGGGCAGCTCGGGCATTTTCTCAATCCACATTGGTCCCTTCTCTTTCAGGGAACGGACCAGCGCCGGGAAGCCTACCTGATCTTTGATCCACGTTTCGAGGAAAGGTTTCGCCGTTTTCCACAAATCGAGCTGCGGATAGAGCTGACGACCTACGCCCTCGATATAAAGCAGCGTTTTTTGCAGCAGCACCAGCTGCGGCTGCACTTCCATATTGAACCGCCGCGCCGTGTTGAACAGGTTCAGCAGCACGTGGCCAAAAGAGATCTCCGCCAGCGGCTTCTCAAAAATCGGCTCGCACACGGTACGGATCGCAGATTCAAACTCTTCAACGTTGGTATCCGGTGGTACCCAGCCAGAATCAACGTGCAGCTCGGCAACCCGACGGTAGTCGCGGTTGAAGAACGCAATGAAGTTCTCCGCCAGGTAGCGCTTATCCTCTTTGTTCAGCGAGCCGACGATGCCACAGTCGATACCGATATACTGCGGATCTTCCGGATGCTCATAGCTGACAAAGATATTGCCCGGGTGCATATCCCCGTGGAAAAAGCTATCACGGAACACCTGGGTAAAGAACACCTGTACGCCACGCTCGGCCAGCAGCTTGAGATCGGTATTGTTTTTCTCCAGTGCCGCAACGTCGTTCACCGGAATACCATAGATGCGTTCCATGACAAGCATATTTTGGCTGCAGTAATCGGAGTAAACTTCTGGCACGTAGAGCATCGCGCTATTTTCAAAGTTACGCCGCAGCTGGATGGCGTTGGCCGCTTCACGCAGCAGATCCAGCTCGTCGATCAGCGTCTTCTCATACTCCTTCACCACTTCCAGCGGGCGCAGGCGACGTCCGTCCGGCAGCAGGCGTGGAACCCAGCGCGCAAGGCGATAGATCAGGCTCATATCGGCTCTGATTATCGGCAGAATATCCGGCCGGATCACCTTGATCACCACTTCCTTGCCGTTCTCTTTCAGGCGAGCAGTGTGGACCTGGGCGATAGAGGCTGACGCCAGCGGCGTAATGTCAAAATCATCAAACCACGTCTCTACGGGGATATCACCCATCGCCTTTTCGATCTGGCGCTTAGCCAGCTTGCCGTCAAAGGGAGCAACGCGATCCTGGAGCATCGCAAGCTGGTCGGCAATCACGGGCGGGAAGAGATCGCGACGGGTAGAGAGCATCTGCCCGAACTTGATCCACACCGGTCCCAGCTCCTGCAGCGCAAGCCGCAGGCGATGACCTAACTCTTTGTCTTTGTGACGGTTTGGCATCCAGAACAGCGTGCGACGCCAGAGCCGAATCGGCAGGGTAAGACGCATTCGTGGGATGAGCTCATCAAGCCCGTAACTCAAAAAAGTTTGAATGATGAAGTACAGGCGTCGAATTTCACCTGGCGTCATTTGCCCTCCAGTTTTTCCAGCCGTTTGGTTAACGCATCAACCGAGCGCGTGACAGCGGCGGCCTCCTCGGCAAACCAGGCAACTTCCAGTCCACCGGGTGCCAGACGCCACTCTTCCGTTATGGCTTCGCCCACGTACTGCTGCTGACGCTGCAGACCATGTTGGAAGCGCTTTGCACCGCCGCGCAGAACTTTCGCGATGCCTTCGGCGGCGATATCGCCGGTGTAAGGGGCAAGTAGCTCAGCAAAATCGAACTCTGCGAGATCGAAAAGCGCGCTAAGGTTTTGTACAACCTGAATATCACCCTGCACTTCCAGCTCGCCGCTGCGTATAAGCGTAGTCAGCTGCTGGCGATCGCGCAGCTTCGGTAGCAACCGGGCCTGGGTAATGACGGTGCAGTCCGCCTCGCCCTCCCAGGCGCTCAGTACATCGACTTGGCGCTCGCTAAAGGCCAGGATAAGCGGCGTAGAGAACTCTTTGAGGACAATACGCAGTACCTTACCCTGCAGGCGCTGGCGGGCGGGTTTTAATGCCCTTTCGCGATATAAAAATGTATTGAGAACACCTTCGATTCCAGCGCTCACTAACGGCGTAAAGGGCATTCACTCACTCCTGTCAGAACTTATATCCACGGTGCAGCGCGACGATACCCGCCGTCAGGTTGAAATACTCTGCGTTTTCAAAACCAGCATCCTGCATCATCGCCTTCAGCGTCTCCTGATCGGGATGCATACGGATGGACTCCGCCAGGTAGCGGTAGCTTTCGCCATCCTTCGCCACCAGCTCGCCGATGCGCGGCAGCACGTGGAAAGAGTAGGCGTCATAGGCTTTGCTCAGCGGCTCGATAATCGGTTTAGAGAACTCAAGAACTAACAGGCGTCCGCCCGGCTTGAGCACGCGGAACATAGAGCGCAGCGCTTTCTCTTTATCGGTGACGTTACGCAGCCCGAAAGCGATGGTGATGCAGTCAAAGGTGTTGTCCGGGAACGGCAGCGCTTCAGCGTTGGCCTGCACGTATTCAACGTTACCTACCACGCCAAGGTTGCGCAGCTTTTCACGCCCGACTTTCAGCATGGAGTCGTTGATGTCGGCCAGCACCACCTGCCCGGTTTCACCCACCAGACGGGAGAATTTCGCCGTCAGGTCACCGGTACCGCCCGCGAGGTCGAGGACCTTCTGCCCACGGCGTACACCGCTGCAGTCAATTGTGAAACGTTTCCACAAACGATGGATGCCCATCGACATCAGATCGTTCATTACGTCATATTTTGCGGCCACGGAGTGAAATACGTGAGCCACCATGTCGGCCTTTTGCGTTTTGGCGACAGTCTGATAACCAAAATGCGTCGTTTCTTGTGAATCTTCCGCCATCTCAGTGCCTGCTATTCAAGAAATTGTTCGTGAAGTGTAACAGATTGGGCGAGATTGCCCTACGTTTCAACCCTCCTGCCCGGCGCGCAAACGGAACTCCTCATCCTGCGCCACGGCCTGATCGGCTAAATCCGGATTAATCTCGCGCTTGATCTCAACGCCCAACCCGCGAAACGCCTCGGCCTGGGCGAGCAGGTTCCCCCGCCCGGAGGTGAGTTTTTTCATCGCCTGGCGGTAATTATCCTGCGCTTTCTCCAGGCTCTGCCCCACCGACGACATATCATCAACAAACAGCCGCATCTTGTCGTAGAGACGGCTGGCGCGCTCGGCGATCTGCTGCGCGTTGCGGCTCTGGTGCTCGTAGCGCCAGAGGTTCGCGATGGTGCGCAGGGCCACCAGCAGCGTGGTCGGGCTGACCAGCATGATGTTGTTTTTTAACGCCTCGGTGATCAGCTCAGGCTGTCGATCGAGGGCCACTAAAAAGGCCGGCTCGACGGGAATAAACATCAGGACATAGTCAAGGGAGCGCAGGCCCGGCAGCTGCTGATAATCTTTACGCCCGAGCAGACGAATATGGCTGCGCACCGAGGCGATATGCTCCTGCAGCGCGCTTTCACGGGTGTACTCATCGTCAGCGTTGAAGTAGCGCTCATAGGCTACCAGGGTCATTTTGGCGTCGATGACCACATCTTTACCCTGCGGTAGCCGCACGATGACGTCAGGCTGCATCCTGGCGCGGGCTTCGGTTTCGATGCTGACCTGGGTTTCATACTCATAACCCGCCCGCAGGCCGGACGCCTCCAGCACGCGGGCCAGCACCACCTCGCCCCAGTTGCCCTGCGCTTTATTATCGCCTTTCAGGGCGCGGGTAAGGTTAATTGCTTCCTGCGCCATCTGGGCATTAAGCTGTTGTAAGTTGCGGATCTCGTGGGCAAGCGTGTGGCGCTCCTGCGCCTCTTTGCCAAAGCTGTCCTGCACCTGGCGACGGAAACCGTCCAGCTGTTCCCGCAGCGGAGAGAGAAGCCCGTGCAGACTCTGCCGGTTCTGCTCTTCAACCCGGCGATTGCTCTGCTCGAAGATACGGTTAGCGAGGTTTTCAAACTGCTCGCTCAGGCGCTGCTCGCTGTTGATCATCTGGCGGATTTTATCTTCCGCATGCAGCTGGGTAGACTCTAGCCGGGTGGTGACCTCGCGCAGATCGGCCTCCAGCGAGGTGTTGATCTCGCGCAGGCTGCGCAGTTCGTTATTCAGCAGTTCGCACTCGTCACGCCAGTGCTGGTTCTGTACCAGCCGCTGTCGCGCCGCGCTCAGTTCGATATCCAGCTCGCGCCGCTCTTCGGTAAGATCGGCCCGCAGACGATCGGCATGGGATTTTGTCGCCAGCCAGCCTATCAGCAAGCCGGCTATCGCCGCTGCCGCGCTGAGTAAAATTGAGATATCCACCCTGCCTCCTGCATAAACCACTTACCGATGCAAAATAAGAGTGTGCTGGATAGGTGTCCAGTTGGGAAGGATTTTCCTGCGAGGTACTACGCAAAACCGGCAGGCCGAGGAGATCGACCTGCCAGAGAGGAGCGTTAAGCCAGACGGCGCGCCGCTTCCACCACGATTTTAATGGCGTGGCTTTCGGTCTGCTTCATGGTCTCTGCGTTCGGGATCTCTTGCTGGGTACGGTTGACGATCACGCCTGCTACCATACCGGCGCGCAGGCCCTGGCTGGAGCACATGGTCAACAGCGTGGCGGACTCCATCTCGTAGTTCATCACGCCCATTGACTGCCACTCTTCCATAGAGCCTTTGTAGCGGCTAACGACGCGGCCGGAGAAGGTGTCGTAACGCTCCTGGCCCGGGTAGAAGGTGTCAGACGAGGCGGTCACGCCGATATGGGTCGTTGCGCCCACCTCTTTAGCAGCCTCTACCAGCGCGGTGGTACAGGTGAAATCTGCTACCGCTGGGAACTCCATCGGCGCAAAGTGCAGGCTGGCTCCGTCGAGACGCACGGAGGCCGTGGTCACCAGTACGTCACCAACGTTGATGTGCGGCTGGATCGCGCCGGTGGTACCCACGCGCAGGAAAGTACGGATGCCCAGCTGCGCCAGCTCTTCAACGGCGATAGAGGTTGACGGGCCGCCGATACCGGTGGAGCAGACAATGATGGCTTTGCCATCCACTTCGGCGCGCCATGAGGTAAATTCGCGATGCGATGCCAGCTTAACCGGCTTATCCATCAGCGCGGCGATCTTTTCCACTCGCTCCGGATCGCCAGGGACGATAGCCAGCGTTGCCCCCTGCAGATCGTTTTTGGTAAGGCCGAGGTGAAAAACATCAGACTTGGACATAGGTGACTCCTTTGTGGGTCGATTCATCAGCAGAAGTAAAACGGTACTCTACAGAAGGCCATCGCATTTTTTCGTGACACCAATCACTCTGAAGAAAACTGTTTACATTAATTTTTCATCAAAAAGTGATCTGTATCACACTATGATGTTCTTCTTCGCCCGTTCGTCTTAAAGATAGTCTCTTCCGCACAGGATGATTTTGGCGTACTGGCTATAGTTACCTGATGCGCTAAATAAGGGTACGGAGATTGCCATGACAACAGAAAAACAGCCCGGCTTTGCACCTGCAGCTTCACCTCACGCTTCCACCGCCGTTCGCACCTCTGAAGAGTCAATTCTGACCGGTGAGACGTCAATTCCCACTCAGGGAGAAAACATGCCCGCCTGGCATGCCCGGCCACAGGCTGCCGACGGCCCGCTGCCGGTAGTGATCGTCGTTCAGGAGATTTTCGGCGTGCACGAGCATATTCGTGATATCTGTCGTCGGCTGGCGCAGGAGGGTTATCTGGCCATCGCGCCCGAACTCTACTTCCGTCAGGGCGATCCCAACGACTACAGCGATGTCCCCACGCTGTTTAAAGAGCTGGTTTCAACGGTGCCGGATGCGCAGGTATTAGCCGATCTCGATCACGTCGCCAACTGGGCGGCGCGCAACGGCGGTGACGCGCACCGGCTTCTGCTTACGGGCTTTTGCTGGGGCGGACGCATCGCCTGGCTCTACGCTGCACATAACCCACAGCTGAAGGCAGCGGTGGCGTGGTACGGCAAGCTGGTAGGCGATAAAACCCTGAACTCGCCGACGCATCCGGTGGATATCGCCACCGATCTGAACGCGCCAGTGCTGGGTCTATACGGTGCACAGGATGGCAGTATTCCGCTTGATACCGTAGAAACCATGCGTCACGCCCTGCGTGCTGCCAACGCGGAGGCGGAGATCGTGGTCTATCCCGATGCCGGACATGCCTTTAACGCCGACTATCGTCCGAGCTACCACGAAGAGTCAGCCAAAGAGGGCTGGCAGCGCATGCTGGCATGGTTTGCCCAGTACGGCGAAAAGCGAAGCTAGCGTACCCTGCCGGGCGGCTTAAAAATCGCCCGGTGCACACTGCAGGCAGGTCAGCCCTTCCGCACGCCAGAAATCCACCACCGCCTGACGATCGTCGATCACCAGCCAGGGGGCGTAGCCGTCTGCTTTTATCTGCTGCAGCAGCGTCTTCTTCACTACTTCATCCGGAAGCATGTCCTCCCCGTCCGGCCGAAGATAGAGCGCATCGAAAGGAATACAGTGCCGCTCCAGCCACTCCTGGGTATGGCGCTGGAAGCTGGCAGGCCGTCCGCTGCAGATCACGATCTTCTGCTGCTGGGCGCTGAGCAGCCCTACCAGACGGCTAATGGCCACGCTCGGCAGCGCCTCCGCCATGTGGGCGAAAAAGGGCTGCCACTGCTTTTCCGGGCCTAATACCCACTCGCGTACCGCCTCGGCGTCAAACTCGGCCAGGGTACCGTCGATATCTACAATCACACATTGTTCATTCAGCATTCATCTTCTCCAGCGGGATCATTTTCCAATCATCAGGGGTAGCGCCGGGCAGGATCCAGAGCGGGGCAACGTTGCCGATCCGCTCGCCATGGGGCGTGCCGGTCGCCAGCAGGCGGATCACACGAAACACGCCAGAGTGCGCCACAATCAGCGGCGTGTCGTACTGCGCCAGCAGGGTATTCAACGCCTCGGTCACGCGCCGGCAGAAAGGCAGCCAGGCTTCGCCGTTCGGCGGCGTCTCCTCGTAGGGGGTCTGCTCGCTAAGGGGACGACATTCAAGGTCTCCCCAGTCTCGCTCGCGCAGGTCGGGAACCTGCGTCAGCGATGCCCCAGGCAGTAATAGCTCTGCGGTACGCCGGGCACGCTGCTGCGGGCTAACGGCAACAATGCGCCAGGGGTGGTTGGCCAGTAGCGGTGCGGCATCGCGGGCCTGCTGCTCGCCCGTCGCGGTGAGCGGTACTTCGGTACGTCCGCCAATCAGGCGATCGCGGTTAAGCGGCGTCTGGCCATGGCGAACAAAGACAAAAGGCTTAGGCAGTAGCGTCATGTTTTATCCTGAAATGGGGCTGGGTAAGGATGTCGCAGCCCAGCGTCTGCTGCCAAAGTACGGCGTCATCAACAGGGGTAAACAGCGGTACTAACTGGCGACAGCCCAGCATTGCCACCAGCCTTTGTAAGCAGCGACGCGTGGGATGAACGTTCCAGCGGCAGAAATCCACCTCGCCTCGTTGATGCTGCTCGCGGGCGCGGTGATTCATATGCCCGGTAAACAGGGTGCGGTGGCGGAAATCAGCGCGCCGCCGCAGTTCGCCCGCGATGCCCTGCTGCCCATCCGGGTCGGCGGCCAAAATCACCGGCGCGTCAGCGGTCAACGACGACAGGTCACGTACCCGCTGCCGCAGCTCATGCTCTACGCCGGGGATCAGGCTGCCATCGTTATCTTCCGCCATCAGCGTCAGCATCTCCCGGCAGGCATCATCCATCGTCACGTCACTCATGCCACGACGCGCCAGCAGCAGCGCCATCTCCACCGCCCGTCCAGAAGGCGGAACCGGACAGAGCACCGGCCGCTGCACGTGCAGCCACAGAGCCTCAAACTGCTGATGCTGGGGCGTATCGTACAGGCCATACGAAGCGTCCATCAGCGCGACTGCCGCAGGCGGCGGCGGATCGAAATGAAACAGCGCCGACTCCAGGCTCACGTCGCCGCTGTAGAACAGCCCCCCTGGCACATCGAGGTGGAACCAGATCCCGCCCCAGGCATGGCCGCTGCTGCCGGTGGTTACCCTCAATTCGCCGAGGGAAAACTGACCGCGCACCGGTATCGGGTGAATGTTCGATCCTGGCGGCAACGCGCGGGCCGTTACGGCGCTACAATAGATCGGCACCGAGGCGGGCAACCGCGCCAGGCCAGCAATATGATCGATATGATCGTGACTGAGCAGCACGGCATCCAGACGATCCGGCACTGGCCAGTCGTCGGCTCCCGGCTCCAGCGAGCCCCCGGCGTCCAGCAGAATGCGCTGTGTGGGGGTGGTCACCAGAATAGCGGCGGGCGTTTTGTCATGCAGCCCGCTGATAATCTCAATCTGCGCCGTCACGCCGCCTCCAGCCGCCAGCCCTGATGCAGGCGCACGGCGGTGAGCTGCTGCTCGCGCAGCGGCAGGTGATGGAAGGCCGTGAGCGGCTGACCGTCGGCCAGGCGCAGCGCCAGCAGGTAGCGCTCCCCCTGATAGATACAGTTTTCGACGGTAGCGGCCAGGCCGCCCTCGCCTATTTCAACGTGCTCGGGGCGTACCAGCACAGGTTGGCGCACGCCATCGCTCACGCTCAGGCCATGATGAAGCTGTATGCCATCCAGATGGCGTTCCTGCGTTGCGCTCGCAAGGTTCAGCACGCTGCCCTTGCCAATAAACCCCGCAACCCATGCACTGTGCGGCTGCTGATAGAGTTCCTGCGGCGTTCCCCACTGCATCAGCTCGCCCCGATGCATCACCGCGATATGGCTGGCCAGCGCCATCGCCTCAGCCTGATCGTGGGTCACGTAGACAAAGGTTGCCCCGGTGCGGCGATGAAATTCGCGGAAGGTCTGCTCCATGGTGGCCCGCAGGTGACGATCGAGATTCGCCAGCGGCTCGTCAAGCAGCACCACCTGCGGCTCGGAAACCAGGCAGCGCGCCAGCGCCACGCGTTGACGCTGCCCGCCGCTTAGATCCTGCGGCGAGCGGTCGGCATACGCCGCCAGCTCTACCACCTCAAGGGCAGCAAGCACCTGCTTATGCCGCGCCGCACCGCTCACTTTCTTCAGCTTCAGCGGATACCCAACGTTCTCCGCTACCGTCATATGCGGCCAGAGGGCGTAGGATTGAAACACCATCCCCATATTGCGCGCCTCCGGCGGCAGATGAGTAACCGCATCGGCCAGCAACCGGTTGCCCAGCGTCAGGCGGCCACTGGAGAGCCGCTCCAGCCCGGCCAGTATGCGCAGGGTGGTGGTTTTCCCGCAGCCGCTTGGCCCGAGCAGCGCCGTAAATGCGCCTTCGGGAATGGTCAGGCTCAGATCGCGTACCACGGTCTGGTCGCCGAACGTTTTACTCAGGCTCTCCAGGCTCAGTTCTGCCATGGGATCACTCCTTTGGGTAGATAGCGGCTCAGGCCGCTCAGCATCAGCATCACCAGTGCTACCAGCGCGACGACCATCACGGAGATGGCGGAGGCCAGCACCTTATCGCCACTCTCATCAAGGTTGAATATGACCACGCCAAGGGTCTCCTTGCCCGCGCTCCACAGCAGGGCAGAGACGGTCAACTCATTCACCGCCGTCAGAAACACCAGTAGCGCGCCGGCAAAGGCCGCCGGAGCCAGCAGGGGCAGGACGATATGCCGCAGCCGTTGGGAAAAGTTGGCTCCCGCCAGGCTGGCCGCCTCCTCCATCGCTGGATCAAGCTGGAGCATGCTGTTGTGCAGCGGCTTCAGGCAGACGGTGAAAAAGCGCGCCAGGTAGGCGAAGAAGATGATCAGCAGCGTGCCGCTCAGGCTGATGCCGATAATGGGCAGCGGGCGGGCGAACAGCAGGATGCAGGCAATAGCCAGCACCACCCCCGGCAGGGTATAGGGAATGTCGATGGCGCTGTGCAGCCAGCGCAGCGGACGCGCCGGGAAACGAACCAGCAGCCACGCCAGCGGCAGGCTCAGCAGCATCAGCACCAGTGCGGCAGAGACCGAGAGCAGCAGGCTGTTGCTCAGCGCGCGCCAGGTGGCACTGCCGCTCTCCAGCATCGCCTGGTAAGCGTTAAAGGTCAGGGTGTTGACCGTCAGCGGCACGCCAAGGGTTGGCACCAGCGAGGTCGCAATGAGCGCCAGCAGCGGAGCCAGCAGAATAGCAGCCAGCACCGCGCCCAACAGCAGCTCGGTAGCAAGACGCCACCTGCCAAGCTGAAAATCGAGCGCCCGTCCGGCCATGCCGATCAGCGGCAGCGCATGGCGGCGCTGTAGATAGCCCTGCAGCGAGACAATGCCAATCGCCAACACGCCCATCAGCACCGACAGCGCGGCTACGTCGCTCAGCATCGACGGTCCGAAGCTGGACAGCGACTGGTAGATCTGAATCGGCAGCACAAAATAGGAGATGGGGATGCCCAGCATCGCCGGAATACCAAAGTTACCCAGCGCGGAGACAAAGGCGATCGCCGCTCCGGCCCACAGCGCGGTGCGGCACAGCGGCAGCACGATGTCGATAAACACCCGCCACAGCGACGCGCCGTTCAGCCGCGCCGCCTCGATCTGCTCTTTCGGCAGGCACTGAAGCTGGGTGCGCAGGGCCAAAAAGACCAGCGGCGCATGCTGGATCCCCAGCAGCAGGGCGATCCCCTCCGGGGAGTAGAGCGGATTGGCGCTGCCGAACGACGGCGCGATGCCGAGACTATTAAGCAGGATGCTGCTCGGCCCGAAGAGCTGGAGCCAGCTCAGGGCGGTCACCTGAGGCGGGATCATCATCGGCAGCATAAACAGGAATACCCAGACTTGCTTGAAGCGGATATTGGTCAGCGCGAGGCAGAAGGCAAACAGTCCGCCCAGCAGCAGCGAGAGCAGCGTGCCCAGGCCGCTGGTATAGAGGCTATGGGAGAGCGCGGTCCAGGTCGTCGGGTTGCTGAGAACGCGCCACAGGCTGCTACTGCTCCCCTGCTGCCAGTCGAGCAGCGCTGAGACCAGCAGCCGCAGACTCGGCAGCAGGCTGAGCAGCGCCACCAGGCCGAGCAGCAACCAGAGCAGCCCCTTCGGCGGGCCGCTGCTGGCGGGTTGTCGGAGGGTCATGGTGGTCATCAGTTAGCGGTTTCCAAACAGATCGTCGAAGCGTTTTTTATTGGCGTCGGTATCCGCCAGCGCCTTCGCCGGGTCATACGGCATCAGCTTGATGCTCTCTCGCGCGGGGAAGCCTTCCGGGGCCGGGAGGTTCGCATCGGCAGGCAGGTAGCCCTGCTTCAGCACCAGGCGCTGACCCGCATCCGACAGCACAAAGTCGATAAAGGCTTTTGCCCCGTCCGGGTTTTTCGCCTTCTTCAGCATGGCTACCGGCTCGGTCACGATGCTGACGCCCTCTTTCGGGAACACGAACTCAATCGGCGCGCCCTTGGCCTTTTCGCGGATCGCCATGTAGTCCACCAGCACGCCATAGCCCTTGCTGCCAGAGGTGATGGCGTTCATCACCGCGCCGTTTCCGCTCTGCGGCATCGCGCCGTT
Above is a genomic segment from Enterobacter sp. C2 containing:
- the tatC gene encoding Sec-independent protein translocase subunit TatC, which translates into the protein MAVQDTQPLITHLIELRKRLMNCIIAVLAIFVVLVYFANDIYQLVSAPLIKQMPLGATMIATDVASPFFTPVKLTFMVSLILSAPVILYQVWAFVAPALYKHERRLVVPLLVSSSLLFYIGMAFAYFVVFPLAFGFLTHTAPVGVQVSTDIASYLDFVMALFMAFGVSFEVPVAIVLLCWMGVTTPDDLRRKRPYVLVGAFVVGMLLTPPDVFSQTLLAIPMYCLFEVGVFFSRFYVGKRRFRQEESDESEDDV
- the tatB gene encoding Sec-independent protein translocase protein TatB produces the protein MFDIGFGELVLVFVIGLIVLGPQRLPVAVKTVAGWVRALRSLASTVQNELAQELKIQELQDSLKKVEKASMDHLTPELKESMDELRHAAESMKRTYNVNDPERASDVAHTIHNPIVKGNEEQHQGVTPAVAEHQASAPAQAPTPETETETPVDSKPAQPAASAAHSSSSTSDKP
- the tatA gene encoding Sec-independent protein translocase subunit TatA, which encodes MGGISIWQLLIIAVIVVLLFGTKKLGSIGSDLGASIKGFKKAMGDDDKHEKKSAEDADFSTKTLAEKQDDVKTDEEKRRDKEQV
- the ubiB gene encoding ubiquinone biosynthesis regulatory protein kinase UbiB, whose protein sequence is MTPGEIRRLYFIIQTFLSYGLDELIPRMRLTLPIRLWRRTLFWMPNRHKDKELGHRLRLALQELGPVWIKFGQMLSTRRDLFPPVIADQLAMLQDRVAPFDGKLAKRQIEKAMGDIPVETWFDDFDITPLASASIAQVHTARLKENGKEVVIKVIRPDILPIIRADMSLIYRLARWVPRLLPDGRRLRPLEVVKEYEKTLIDELDLLREAANAIQLRRNFENSAMLYVPEVYSDYCSQNMLVMERIYGIPVNDVAALEKNNTDLKLLAERGVQVFFTQVFRDSFFHGDMHPGNIFVSYEHPEDPQYIGIDCGIVGSLNKEDKRYLAENFIAFFNRDYRRVAELHVDSGWVPPDTNVEEFESAIRTVCEPIFEKPLAEISFGHVLLNLFNTARRFNMEVQPQLVLLQKTLLYIEGVGRQLYPQLDLWKTAKPFLETWIKDQVGFPALVRSLKEKGPMWIEKMPELPELIYHNLRRHKQLQHNVDMIAREMRVNNVRQGQSRYLFGIGATLILSGTLFLINRPEWQTASAWLIAGGVVAWLIGWRKTRVL
- the ubiJ gene encoding ubiquinone biosynthesis protein UbiJ; amino-acid sequence: MPFTPLVSAGIEGVLNTFLYRERALKPARQRLQGKVLRIVLKEFSTPLILAFSERQVDVLSAWEGEADCTVITQARLLPKLRDRQQLTTLIRSGELEVQGDIQVVQNLSALFDLAEFDFAELLAPYTGDIAAEGIAKVLRGGAKRFQHGLQRQQQYVGEAITEEWRLAPGGLEVAWFAEEAAAVTRSVDALTKRLEKLEGK
- the ubiE gene encoding bifunctional demethylmenaquinone methyltransferase/2-methoxy-6-polyprenyl-1,4-benzoquinol methylase UbiE translates to MAEDSQETTHFGYQTVAKTQKADMVAHVFHSVAAKYDVMNDLMSMGIHRLWKRFTIDCSGVRRGQKVLDLAGGTGDLTAKFSRLVGETGQVVLADINDSMLKVGREKLRNLGVVGNVEYVQANAEALPFPDNTFDCITIAFGLRNVTDKEKALRSMFRVLKPGGRLLVLEFSKPIIEPLSKAYDAYSFHVLPRIGELVAKDGESYRYLAESIRMHPDQETLKAMMQDAGFENAEYFNLTAGIVALHRGYKF
- the udp gene encoding uridine phosphorylase; its protein translation is MSKSDVFHLGLTKNDLQGATLAIVPGDPERVEKIAALMDKPVKLASHREFTSWRAEVDGKAIIVCSTGIGGPSTSIAVEELAQLGIRTFLRVGTTGAIQPHINVGDVLVTTASVRLDGASLHFAPMEFPAVADFTCTTALVEAAKEVGATTHIGVTASSDTFYPGQERYDTFSGRVVSRYKGSMEEWQSMGVMNYEMESATLLTMCSSQGLRAGMVAGVIVNRTQQEIPNAETMKQTESHAIKIVVEAARRLA
- a CDS encoding dienelactone hydrolase family protein, whose translation is MTTEKQPGFAPAASPHASTAVRTSEESILTGETSIPTQGENMPAWHARPQAADGPLPVVIVVQEIFGVHEHIRDICRRLAQEGYLAIAPELYFRQGDPNDYSDVPTLFKELVSTVPDAQVLADLDHVANWAARNGGDAHRLLLTGFCWGGRIAWLYAAHNPQLKAAVAWYGKLVGDKTLNSPTHPVDIATDLNAPVLGLYGAQDGSIPLDTVETMRHALRAANAEAEIVVYPDAGHAFNADYRPSYHEESAKEGWQRMLAWFAQYGEKRS
- a CDS encoding histidine phosphatase family protein, giving the protein MTLLPKPFVFVRHGQTPLNRDRLIGGRTEVPLTATGEQQARDAAPLLANHPWRIVAVSPQQRARRTAELLLPGASLTQVPDLRERDWGDLECRPLSEQTPYEETPPNGEAWLPFCRRVTEALNTLLAQYDTPLIVAHSGVFRVIRLLATGTPHGERIGNVAPLWILPGATPDDWKMIPLEKMNAE